In Candidatus Methylomirabilota bacterium, the following are encoded in one genomic region:
- a CDS encoding tetratricopeptide repeat protein, which translates to MWSRLALVAVALALAVLTPTAGAASSAEEQARRLIARYHEDLTRLDRARDVLEAAIARERRVESLILLSHVYFLLGEVRATTPDAKLAAYDRGRELGQRAVELAPRTEEAHLWYAINTGRWGQARGVVRSLFLLPTVRRELDTIFMLNPKSARGHALAGNVLFEVPELLGGDRKKAEEHYRKALQIDPRFTVVRVDLARLLISAGRHDEARRELTRVINERAPTSIADWTARDVPRARALLDSLKGKP; encoded by the coding sequence ATGTGGAGCCGTCTGGCGCTGGTCGCCGTCGCGCTCGCCCTGGCCGTGCTCACACCCACCGCGGGCGCCGCTTCGTCGGCCGAGGAGCAAGCTCGCCGGTTGATCGCGCGCTACCACGAGGATCTCACCCGGCTCGACCGGGCCCGCGATGTCCTGGAAGCGGCCATCGCGCGGGAGCGTCGCGTGGAAAGTCTCATTCTCTTGTCCCACGTCTACTTCCTCCTGGGCGAGGTGCGGGCGACCACGCCGGATGCGAAGCTGGCCGCCTACGACCGCGGCCGGGAGCTCGGGCAGCGTGCCGTCGAGCTGGCGCCCCGCACCGAGGAGGCGCACCTGTGGTACGCCATCAATACCGGGCGCTGGGGGCAGGCCCGGGGAGTGGTGCGCTCGCTCTTTCTCCTGCCAACCGTGCGCCGGGAGCTCGACACCATCTTCATGCTGAATCCGAAGTCGGCGCGCGGGCACGCGCTGGCCGGCAACGTCCTGTTCGAGGTGCCCGAACTGCTCGGAGGGGACCGCAAGAAAGCCGAGGAGCACTACCGCAAAGCCCTGCAGATCGACCCGCGCTTCACGGTGGTTCGGGTCGACCTCGCCCGGCTCCTGATCAGCGCGGGCCGCCACGACGAGGCCCGGCGCGAGCTCACCCGGGTGATCAACGAGCGCGCGCCGACCAGCATCGCCGACTGGACTGCCAGAGACGTGCCGCGCGCCCGCGCGCTGCTCGACTCGCTCAAGGGCAAGCCCTGA
- a CDS encoding deoxyribonuclease IV — translation MKRDELGAHMSVAGGLWRALERGHALGCGAVQIFLKNQRQWAAPPLTADDIRDFAAARRRTRIPAVFAHASYLINLAAPASPEWARAVDAFTDELERGEALGLACLVVHPGSHLGQGLEAGLARVAAALDEAIRRTSGYRIRVALENTAGGGGTVGRRPSELGAILGRIARPERAGVCVDTCHLFAAGYDIRKPGGWEAVVAECAVEVGLERVLAFHLNDARAGLGSGLDRHEHIGQGHLGRPAFRRLLRDPRFARVPKVLETPKAPEPVADRRNLARLRALRVGPATGVRRPG, via the coding sequence GTGAAGCGTGACGAGCTCGGCGCCCACATGTCGGTCGCCGGGGGGCTCTGGCGGGCGCTGGAGCGCGGGCACGCCCTCGGCTGCGGCGCCGTGCAGATCTTCCTCAAGAACCAGCGGCAGTGGGCAGCGCCGCCGCTCACCGCCGATGACATCCGGGACTTCGCCGCGGCCCGTCGCCGTACCCGCATCCCCGCCGTCTTCGCGCACGCCAGCTATCTCATCAACCTGGCCGCCCCCGCCTCCCCCGAGTGGGCTCGCGCCGTCGACGCGTTTACCGACGAGCTGGAGCGCGGCGAGGCGCTGGGCCTGGCCTGCCTCGTGGTGCATCCCGGCTCCCACTTGGGCCAGGGCCTGGAGGCCGGGCTGGCCCGCGTGGCGGCGGCGCTCGACGAGGCGATCCGCCGAACGTCCGGCTATCGCATCCGGGTCGCCCTCGAGAACACCGCGGGGGGCGGCGGCACCGTGGGTCGGCGCCCGTCCGAGCTGGGGGCCATCCTGGGCCGCATCGCGCGACCCGAGCGCGCCGGCGTGTGCGTCGATACCTGCCACCTGTTCGCCGCCGGCTACGACATCCGCAAGCCAGGCGGCTGGGAGGCCGTCGTGGCCGAATGCGCAGTCGAAGTCGGGCTCGAGCGGGTTTTGGCCTTCCATCTCAACGACGCGAGGGCCGGACTGGGCTCCGGGCTCGATCGCCACGAGCACATCGGCCAGGGGCATCTCGGTCGCCCGGCGTTCCGCCGGCTTCTCCGGGACCCCCGGTTCGCCCGCGTCCCCAAGGTCCTGGAGACACCGAAGGCCCCGGAGCCGGTGGCCGACCGGCGCAACCTCGCCCGGCTGCGCGCGCTGCGGGTCGGGCCGGCGACGGGGGTCCGCCGGCCCGGCTGA
- a CDS encoding SRPBCC family protein: MGRPRAEVFSFFADPANLARLTPSWLGFRLLGPAPPMAAFAVFDYRIRWLGLPLHWRAFIREYDPPARFVDVQVRGPYHKWEHRHLFWEEQGGTWVEDYVRYQLRLGPLGRAVQALVVGRQLAAIWAYRRRRLTELVAPALDRPP, from the coding sequence TTGGGTCGGCCGCGCGCCGAGGTGTTCAGCTTCTTCGCCGACCCGGCGAACCTGGCGCGCCTGACGCCATCCTGGCTCGGCTTCCGGCTCCTGGGCCCGGCGCCCCCGATGGCCGCGTTCGCCGTGTTCGACTACCGCATTCGCTGGCTCGGACTGCCGCTGCACTGGCGCGCCTTCATACGGGAATACGATCCGCCGGCGCGCTTCGTCGACGTCCAGGTGCGTGGGCCCTATCACAAGTGGGAGCATCGGCACCTGTTCTGGGAGGAGCAGGGGGGCACATGGGTCGAAGACTACGTGCGTTACCAACTGCGTCTGGGACCGCTCGGCCGTGCGGTCCAGGCCCTGGTCGTCGGCCGGCAGCTCGCGGCGATCTGGGCCTACCGCCGCCGCCGCCTGACCGAGCTGGTGGCTCCCGCGCTGGATCGGCCGCCGTGA
- the nth gene encoding endonuclease III gives MERTRPAWSPTALAVVATESRDPFRVLIACILSLRTQDTTTGPAAARLFALADRPPAMLRLTPRQIERAIYPVGFYRTKARAIRAICRALIERFAGRVPETIDELLTLTGVGRKTANLVVTMGYGKPGICVDTHVHRISNRLGYVRTRTPEKTEAALRQRLPRRYWIGYNDLLVSFGQNVCTPISPHCSRCPVRALCRRVGVTSSR, from the coding sequence CTGGAGCGCACGCGGCCGGCGTGGAGCCCCACCGCGCTCGCCGTGGTCGCGACCGAGTCGCGCGATCCGTTTCGGGTCTTGATCGCCTGCATCCTCTCCCTGCGCACGCAGGACACCACCACGGGCCCGGCGGCAGCCCGGCTCTTCGCCCTGGCCGACCGGCCGCCGGCCATGCTCCGGCTCACGCCCCGTCAGATCGAACGCGCCATCTACCCGGTCGGCTTCTATCGCACGAAGGCCCGCGCCATTCGCGCGATCTGTCGGGCCCTCATCGAGCGGTTCGCCGGCCGCGTCCCCGAGACGATCGACGAGCTGCTGACCCTCACCGGGGTGGGGCGTAAGACCGCGAACCTGGTGGTGACCATGGGCTACGGCAAGCCGGGGATCTGCGTGGACACCCACGTGCACCGCATCTCGAACCGGCTGGGCTACGTGCGCACGCGGACGCCCGAGAAGACGGAAGCCGCCCTGCGCCAGCGGCTTCCCCGCCGGTACTGGATCGGGTACAACGATCTCCTCGTCAGCTTCGGGCAGAACGTCTGTACGCCGATCTCCCCGCACTGCTCGCGCTGTCCGGTGCGCGCGTTGTGTCGGCGGGTCGGGGTGACCTCGTCCCGCTGA
- a CDS encoding ABC transporter permease — MTLLQSVRIALGALRVNKLRSALTMLGIIIGVGAVIAMVAVGAGAQVRVAEQIQSLGSNLIIVLPGSVSAGGLRLGHGTLPRITEDDARAIALEIPAVQVAAPSRRANAQVVFGNLNWSTGVQGITPGYLEARDWVVSAGRPLGLEDLEGTAKVALVGQTTAQNLFGDGDPLEQVIRIKKVPFTVVGVLDRKGQSSWGQDQDDVILIPLTTEKKIQGVNQASPRAVGTISIKIRPGHDMAEAEEQVRALLRQRHRLQAFQDDDFWIRNIADVLQTQEESSKVMTYLLAAIASVSLLVGGIGIMNIMLVSVTERTREIGLRMAVGARGRDILLQFLVEATTLSLIGGLIGVVLGLGASRGISYLAEWRTLVAPEAIALAFGFAAAIGIFFGFYPARKAARLDPIEALRYE; from the coding sequence GTGACGCTGCTGCAGTCGGTGCGGATCGCGCTCGGCGCCCTCCGGGTCAACAAGCTGCGCAGCGCGCTGACCATGCTCGGCATCATCATCGGCGTGGGCGCCGTCATCGCCATGGTGGCCGTGGGCGCCGGCGCCCAGGTCCGGGTCGCCGAGCAGATCCAGAGCCTGGGCTCGAACCTGATCATCGTGCTGCCGGGCAGCGTCAGCGCCGGGGGGCTACGCCTCGGCCACGGCACCCTGCCCCGAATCACCGAGGACGACGCCCGGGCCATCGCCCTGGAGATCCCGGCCGTTCAGGTCGCGGCACCGTCCAGGCGGGCCAACGCCCAGGTCGTCTTCGGCAACTTGAACTGGTCCACCGGCGTTCAGGGCATCACCCCGGGCTATCTGGAGGCCCGCGATTGGGTCGTCTCCGCCGGCCGCCCCCTCGGCCTCGAAGACCTCGAAGGCACCGCCAAGGTCGCCCTCGTTGGCCAGACCACGGCGCAGAACCTCTTCGGCGATGGCGACCCGCTGGAGCAGGTCATCCGGATCAAGAAGGTCCCCTTCACCGTCGTCGGGGTGCTCGATCGCAAGGGCCAGAGCTCCTGGGGGCAGGACCAGGACGACGTGATCCTGATTCCGCTGACGACCGAAAAGAAGATCCAGGGGGTGAACCAGGCCAGCCCCCGCGCCGTCGGAACGATTTCCATCAAGATCCGTCCCGGCCACGACATGGCCGAGGCCGAGGAGCAGGTGCGGGCTCTGCTGCGCCAGCGGCATCGGCTGCAGGCTTTTCAGGACGACGATTTCTGGATCCGGAACATCGCGGACGTCCTCCAGACCCAGGAGGAATCCTCGAAGGTGATGACCTATCTGCTCGCCGCCATCGCCTCCGTGTCGCTCCTCGTCGGCGGTATCGGAATCATGAACATCATGCTCGTCTCGGTGACGGAGCGGACGCGGGAGATCGGACTGCGCATGGCCGTGGGCGCCCGCGGGCGCGACATTCTCCTGCAGTTCCTGGTCGAGGCGACGACGCTGTCGCTCATCGGCGGCCTGATCGGGGTGGTCCTCGGCCTGGGCGCCTCCCGGGGTATCAGCTATCTGGCGGAGTGGCGGACCCTGGTCGCGCCCGAAGCCATCGCGCTGGCCTTCGGCTTCGCCGCGGCCATCGGCATCTTCTTCGGCTTCTATCCCGCGCGCAAGGCCGCGCGGCTCGATCCGATCGAAGCGCTCCGCTACGAATAG
- a CDS encoding redoxin domain-containing protein, which produces MGDPAPEFTVKSVGLKDISLRDYRGKHVVLLFYPLDWTPGUSTCMPAFDKRVRDFEAANAQVLGMSTDSPFSHDAWAKAVGISHYPLLSDVHRSVARAYGVYWPDWNANVRATFIIDRQGVVRFTERYGKGQLPDPDKILAEVKKLG; this is translated from the coding sequence GTGGGCGATCCGGCTCCCGAGTTCACGGTCAAGTCCGTCGGCCTCAAGGACATCAGCCTGCGCGACTACCGCGGCAAGCACGTCGTGCTGCTCTTCTATCCCTTGGACTGGACGCCGGGGTGAAGCACCTGCATGCCCGCCTTCGATAAGCGCGTGCGCGACTTCGAGGCGGCGAATGCTCAGGTGCTGGGCATGAGCACGGACAGCCCCTTCAGCCACGACGCCTGGGCCAAGGCGGTCGGCATCAGCCACTACCCGCTCCTGTCCGACGTCCACCGGAGCGTGGCCCGGGCCTACGGCGTGTACTGGCCCGACTGGAACGCCAACGTTCGGGCCACCTTCATCATCGATCGACAGGGCGTGGTGCGCTTCACCGAGCGCTACGGTAAGGGCCAGTTGCCCGACCCCGACAAGATCCTGGCCGAGGTGAAGAAGCTCGGCTGA
- a CDS encoding DUF4149 domain-containing protein, which translates to MEALKALALAGMACWAGITAFFSFVAAPGLFRALERREAGELVATLLPAYYQWGIALAGVAVGALVVLAARASAGRLRHLVGAALGAVMVACLAWALGVNLPEANRARRTGDDAGFAVAHRQAVRLNGLVLLCGVGVVVLEAFTPVSRRLR; encoded by the coding sequence GTGGAAGCGCTGAAGGCGCTGGCCCTGGCCGGCATGGCGTGCTGGGCCGGCATCACCGCCTTCTTCTCGTTCGTGGCCGCGCCCGGCCTCTTTCGAGCTCTGGAGCGCCGAGAGGCCGGCGAGCTGGTCGCGACCTTGCTACCGGCCTACTACCAGTGGGGGATCGCGCTGGCTGGAGTCGCCGTCGGCGCGCTGGTCGTGCTCGCCGCACGGGCGAGCGCGGGTCGTCTGCGGCACCTGGTTGGAGCCGCGCTCGGCGCGGTGATGGTGGCCTGCCTGGCCTGGGCGCTCGGCGTGAACCTGCCCGAGGCGAACCGCGCGCGTCGGACGGGTGACGACGCCGGCTTCGCCGTCGCCCATCGCCAGGCGGTGCGGCTGAATGGCCTCGTGCTCCTCTGCGGAGTGGGCGTCGTCGTCCTCGAGGCATTCACTCCCGTGTCCCGGCGCTTGCGCTGA